One segment of Paenibacillus rhizovicinus DNA contains the following:
- the thrB gene encoding homoserine kinase, which yields MLNSQVLVKVPASTANLGPGFDTLGMALSLYAWIQMEAVDGETVIELYGDGLNGIPTNKSNLIYKVAQMVFEEAGVHIPEIRIAMYSDIPLTRGLGSSASAIVGALVAANALAGGPLSEDKLFQMASALEGHPDNVGASLFGGIVVSAWDGIRAEKVRIVPHENLEVLVAIPSFQLSTEKARHALPAKLDMKDAVYNVASSSLLVAAFASGNLELIPFAMRDKLHQPYRAPLVPGMSEILEQATNHGALGVALSGAGPTLLTLVDRGSDRKAELESFLLRTLEQHGIEAQTMWLAPALNGPELSVVHGDRSESFMERIKGEVKA from the coding sequence ATGTTAAACAGCCAGGTATTGGTGAAAGTTCCGGCCAGCACGGCGAATCTCGGTCCGGGCTTCGACACGCTTGGCATGGCGTTGTCGCTATACGCGTGGATTCAGATGGAAGCCGTGGACGGCGAGACGGTCATTGAGCTTTATGGAGACGGATTGAACGGCATTCCGACGAATAAGTCGAATTTGATTTATAAGGTCGCGCAGATGGTGTTCGAGGAAGCCGGGGTTCATATTCCGGAAATCCGCATCGCGATGTACAGCGATATTCCGCTTACCCGCGGCCTGGGCAGCAGCGCATCGGCCATCGTCGGAGCGCTCGTTGCCGCAAACGCTTTGGCGGGAGGTCCGCTCAGCGAGGACAAGCTGTTCCAGATGGCATCCGCGCTGGAAGGCCATCCGGATAATGTCGGGGCGTCGCTATTCGGCGGCATCGTCGTCTCCGCATGGGACGGCATTCGCGCAGAGAAGGTGCGGATCGTGCCGCATGAGAACCTGGAGGTGCTGGTGGCGATCCCTTCGTTCCAGCTTTCCACGGAGAAGGCGCGCCATGCATTGCCGGCTAAGCTCGACATGAAAGACGCGGTTTATAATGTAGCGAGCAGCTCGCTGCTCGTCGCGGCGTTCGCAAGCGGTAATTTGGAACTGATACCATTCGCCATGCGGGATAAGCTGCACCAGCCTTACCGGGCGCCGCTCGTGCCGGGCATGTCGGAGATATTGGAGCAGGCGACAAACCACGGGGCGCTAGGCGTCGCGCTGAGCGGCGCGGGACCTACGCTGCTAACGCTCGTTGACCGCGGCAGCGACCGCAAAGCGGAGCTCGAATCCTTCCTGCTGCGAACGCTTGAACAGCATGGCATAGAAGCTCAAACGATGTGGCTTGCACCGGCGCTGAACGGTCCGGAGCTGTCGGTCGTCCACGGGGATCGATCGGAATCATTCATGGAACGAATCAAAGGAGAAGTCAAGGCATGA
- the pheA gene encoding prephenate dehydratase, with product MISAACLTKGSTSDEAARYMLNGFGVEIRYEYHRMIADVFLSTAEGKTDYAIIPIENTIDGSVSLHTDWLVDEVNLPIQAEWVYPSIQNLIGASSELTEANGNLAYDRIVKVMSHPVAMAQCTQYLKRHLPHAELEHVGSTSEAVRIVRDNPGRGWSAIGQVSAAADNGLDILESAVTDHDNNYTRFLLVGPKPFTLKESEKHKTSILITLPEDYPGALHQVLSAFSWRRINLSRIESRPTKKKLGNYYFLIDIEMSMESVLLPSAIAEIEAIGCQVRVLGSYPSFKYEAR from the coding sequence ATGATAAGCGCAGCGTGTTTGACGAAAGGTTCTACATCCGACGAAGCGGCCAGGTATATGCTGAACGGCTTCGGCGTCGAGATTCGATACGAGTATCACCGCATGATCGCGGACGTGTTTCTGTCTACGGCGGAAGGAAAGACGGATTATGCCATCATACCGATCGAGAATACGATCGACGGCTCCGTCAGCCTGCATACCGACTGGCTCGTCGACGAGGTGAATTTGCCGATCCAGGCGGAGTGGGTTTACCCGTCCATTCAGAATCTGATCGGCGCGTCGTCCGAGCTGACCGAAGCGAACGGCAACCTTGCTTACGACCGCATCGTGAAAGTAATGAGCCACCCGGTAGCGATGGCGCAGTGCACGCAATATTTGAAGCGCCATCTTCCCCACGCTGAACTGGAGCATGTTGGGAGCACATCGGAAGCGGTTCGCATCGTACGCGACAATCCAGGACGCGGCTGGTCGGCAATCGGCCAAGTATCCGCGGCGGCAGACAACGGTTTGGACATTCTCGAATCGGCCGTCACCGACCACGACAACAATTACACCCGGTTCCTTCTCGTGGGGCCTAAGCCATTTACGCTGAAGGAATCGGAGAAGCATAAGACGAGTATACTTATTACGCTGCCGGAGGATTACCCGGGAGCGCTTCATCAAGTGCTGTCGGCGTTCTCCTGGCGCCGGATTAACCTGTCCCGTATCGAGTCGCGTCCGACGAAGAAGAAATTGGGCAATTATTATTTCTTGATCGATATCGAGATGTCGATGGAATCCGTGCTGCTCCCGTCCGCGATTGCGGAAATCGAGGCGATCGGCTGTCAAGTGCGCGTGCTCGGCAGCTATCCGAGCTTTAAATACGAAGCGCGTTAA
- a CDS encoding homoserine dehydrogenase has protein sequence MKPIKVGLLGLGTVGTGVVRIVEGHQPDLQSQVGSPIVIEKVLVQNKSKVRSVSIHPDKLTEDAWDIIHNPDIDVIVEVMGGIETTKSYILEALARGKHVVTANKDLMALHGPEILAAAQENGCDVYYEASVAGGIPIIRTLVEGFSSDRITKIMGIVNGTTNYILTKMSQEGAAYSDVLKEAQELGYAESDPTSDVEGLDAARKMTILATLGFRANVALEDVDVKGISSISREEILYAKRLGYEVKLLGIAERQDDYISVSVQPTMVKATHPIASVNGVFNAVYVYGEAVGETMFYGAGAGELPTATSVVADLVAVVKNLKLGVNGKQEKLAYKEKKLKTDEQIASKYFMLLHVADRAGVLARITQAFAEYEVSLESVLQQPNPSNPEAEIIIITHDASKAAAQRVLKSLEGMEVVKAVKSVYRVEG, from the coding sequence ACTTGGCACTGTAGGAACGGGTGTCGTTCGCATCGTGGAAGGTCATCAGCCGGACCTTCAAAGTCAAGTGGGCTCCCCGATCGTCATCGAGAAGGTGCTCGTGCAAAATAAAAGCAAAGTGCGTTCCGTCAGCATCCATCCGGATAAATTGACGGAAGACGCTTGGGATATCATTCATAACCCCGATATCGACGTTATCGTCGAAGTCATGGGCGGTATCGAGACGACGAAGAGCTATATTCTCGAAGCGCTTGCCCGCGGCAAGCATGTCGTGACGGCGAATAAGGACCTGATGGCGCTGCACGGTCCGGAAATTCTGGCGGCTGCTCAAGAGAACGGCTGCGACGTTTATTACGAAGCGAGCGTTGCGGGCGGCATCCCGATCATTCGTACGCTGGTTGAAGGCTTCTCCTCGGACCGGATTACGAAAATCATGGGTATCGTTAACGGAACGACGAACTATATATTGACGAAGATGAGCCAGGAAGGCGCAGCTTATAGCGACGTGTTGAAAGAAGCACAAGAGCTCGGCTACGCGGAATCCGATCCGACATCGGATGTCGAAGGCTTGGATGCGGCGCGCAAAATGACGATTCTCGCAACGCTCGGCTTCCGTGCGAACGTGGCCCTGGAAGACGTAGACGTCAAAGGGATCTCGTCCATCAGCCGCGAGGAGATTCTCTATGCGAAGCGCCTTGGCTATGAAGTGAAGCTGCTCGGTATCGCAGAGCGTCAAGACGACTATATCAGCGTCAGCGTGCAGCCGACGATGGTGAAAGCGACGCATCCGATCGCGTCGGTGAACGGCGTGTTCAACGCGGTTTACGTATACGGCGAAGCTGTAGGCGAGACGATGTTCTACGGCGCCGGCGCAGGCGAACTGCCGACGGCGACTTCGGTCGTCGCGGACTTGGTTGCAGTCGTGAAGAACCTCAAGCTTGGCGTCAACGGCAAGCAAGAGAAGCTGGCGTATAAAGAAAAGAAGCTCAAAACCGACGAGCAGATCGCATCGAAATACTTCATGCTGCTGCATGTCGCTGACCGCGCAGGGGTGCTTGCCCGAATCACGCAAGCATTCGCGGAGTATGAAGTCAGCTTGGAATCCGTGCTGCAGCAGCCGAATCCAAGCAATCCGGAAGCGGAAATCATCATCATTACGCATGACGCAAGCAAAGCTGCAGCGCAGCGTGTCCTGAAATCGCTCGAAGGCATGGAGGTCGTGAAAGCGGTCAAGAGCGTATACCGCGTAGAAGGATAA